CTATGGACAGCCTGCCACAGTAGTTGTGTTTTTTTCCTTGATCTTGAACTGGGCTTGTTATAACATTTATCTGAATTTGGATTGTTTAACAAACTTTGAGCATGGCTGTATATACTGATTGTGTTAGAGATCATGGGTGTTGTGTTGGTTGATAGGGTGTGCCCTGTTGTTTTACTGTTGTGGCTGTTTTTATATACTTTGTACTTAATATCATGCTTGTTTGCATACCTCTTAGACCGCAATGTTTGTGATGTttaagatgaagaaaaaaaccaaagcagCAGTTCTTGCCTCAGTTGCATCTGTCCTCCTTGTGGGGGTTGCGTTGGTAAGGAAATTGCGACGTAGACGACTACCTAGGGCGCTTTATGTTAATCATGCAGCCGAAAGAGAGCATTACATAAATAGTATTCTGCATGGAAGTGAGAGACTTTGTGTtagtcaaattaggatgaaGCCTATAACTTTCCACCACTTATGTTACATCCTCATTGAGGGGGAGCACATACGTCCTACTACGCACATGTCCGTTACGGAGCAAGTGCTActttttttacacattattgGTCATAATGTGAGGTTTCGTGTAATTGGTAGTCGGTTCCATAGATCGACTGAACCGTCCATAGATACTTCAACGTTGTCCTTAGGGGGTCCTGAAATTATATAAAGCTCTAATAAGACTGCCTAGCGAAGATACACCCCCAGAGATAAGGGATAGCAGAAGGTTCTACCCCTATTTTAAGGTAAATATTGCGACTTGTGTATATGTGTAAATTGTGAAGGTTTATGTAATTCTAAATCATTATGTTTGTCAAAAAATAGGATTGTGTTGGAGCGATAGATGGTACGCATGTTCGTGCATCTGTGCCACCTGAGATACAAGGAAGGTTTCGTGGTCGCAAAGGTGGAATCACACAAAATGTGTTAGCTGCCATTAGTTTTGACTTGAAGTTCACTTATGTATTGGCTGGATGGGAAGGCAGTGTACATGATTCACGTGTGTTAAATGATGCATTTGCTAGGCCAAGGGGATTTTCAATTCCCTCAGGTATTATAGGATTACTTCACCTTTtgagtttattagtttaataaattttgtgaatttttctAAGCATAGTAgtgatttggttttatttttgaacatATGTAGGTAAGTATTATCTTGGTGATGCTGGGTAtggtaataaaaatggaattttgTCACCCTATCAGAGTGTGCGATATCACTTGAAAGAGTTTAGTGATCGTCCTCCTGAGAATGAACAAGAATTGTTCAACCTCCGACACTCTTCCTTGAGAACTACCATTGAGCGAGGGTTTGGAGTGTTGAAGAAACGTTTTCGAGTGTTGGATGCATAACCATTTTGGTCTTTTGAAACCCAAGTGAAAGTAGTATTAGCATGTTGTGTGATTCATATTCACATTATGGGGGTTGATCCTGCTAACTATATTATGGAAGCTGCAATGAACCAAGTAGAGGGTAGTGGCTCCCAACAAGAAACACAGTCACGTCGGAAGTTCGTTGAAGACAGTAGAGTGTGAAATGCTAAGAAAGATGAGATATGCAAAGCTATGTGGTCTGATTATACTAGGAGTGGAGAGTAGAACTTTATTTAGATTTATATGATTGTCATATGTACTATATTCTTGTTTTCTATATGCTCAATCTATTTACTGTAAACTTTTGGTGGTGTACGGATCATTATTTTCAACAATACATTGTTATTTCCAGTAGTTGTTTCGTTCTGTTGTGCACATCTATAATCGTGGTTGTATGTATGTTTGATTTGTTGTTCATATGCACAGTAATTCGTGAATTCTACTTGGATTGTTTAAATGCTAGTCTCATTATACAATTATCATATGTAATAATGtcgaaagggaaagaaaaggtgGGTAGTAATCAATTCCGATGGTTGCCGCCAATGCACACAATGATGCTAACTGTACTTGCCGAAGAGGCCACGAAGGGCAACAAGCCCTCAAACACTTTTAAGCCCGGTTCCTTCGCTACTGTTGCCAAGGCGATAACTGAACAGTTTGGGGTCGAGTGCCACCCCTCGTATGTTGAGAATCAGATGCGTACTTTGAGGACAATGTGGACTACCATTCAAACTCTTCAAAAGAAGAGTGGGTTCGGTTGGGATGATAGCTTAAAAATGATCACGTGCGATGCGAAGACGTACCAAGAGGAAGTTATGGTATGACTTTCAactatattttcttaatatagatgataatatatttttttggcttttataatctattaattGAGAACAAGACAAGGCTGACTTAGTACCctctttatataaaaattatagcgTCATTCTTTTTAGGATTCCATTGCTTCTCAAATGTAACTCAATGTGTGAGGATCTATTGTAAAATCTAGTGTTAGCATTTGTGCATTGTATTTTCTATTGTTCTTATCCCATAAATCATGGATTATGTCTCTTGTGgtaataacagttttttttttgtttatcattCACATAAATCATCTAATGACATCTATATTGAATTGAATATTGAATTTATGAGTGAAGTGATCATTGCATTGTTATTGTATGTTCCTTTCTCCCTTATAGGCGCATCGTAAGCATGCTGATTTTTTGAACAAGAAGATAGAGATGTATGATGAGTTGGCCATTGTAGTAGGTAAGGATTTGGCCATAGGAAGCTTTGCTAAGTCATATGTTGATATTGACACAGAGCATGAAAATGAAGAGAGCACTGAGATGGTGGCTGATAATGGGGAGGAGGGTGTGGTGGATAAGGGGAAGAATGTGGTAGAATCATCCACCACTGGGTCCACACTTTCGAAGTCCTGCAAAAGAGGTCGTGCACCTCCCTCTGATGATAGTGCTTTGACTGATTTGTCTGATTAGCTTAAGGAAATTACTGTGGCCTTGAAAGAAATCAATCGGGGGCCTGTTGATTTTAATAGTCTTTACTCTGAGGTGATGGCTATGGCGGCGGATGGGTATAGTGAAGATATGCTCGCAACTGCCTTTGACCATTTGTGTGAAAATAAGAAGGTAGCTAGGGGATTTCTGGCCAAGAATGCTAAGCTGAGGAAACTTTGGATGAATAGTTATTTGTTCACTCGACTTTGACTTGTCTGTTTAGTGCTGATTGTGATGGTAGTAGCTTTAGGGATTATGTGTGATGTAGTACTAGTATGATCCTAACATTGTATTATATATGTGACAATTGTATTATCGGTAAGCAGCCTATGTATGTATTTGTAACCTGTAGGATGTGAACTCTTTTGTATTATTGGGACAATACAATTGCCCAAGTTATGTATGGTGACTTTAAGCATGTAGGGCACATGTGTATTGTTCAGATACCACGTGTAGGTATTAATTTTGCACACCATGGACTTGTAATGGTAATGGTAAAAGTACATTATGTgcgttttgatataaatattatggGTATATTCGGATGCTCTTTATTGATGTTGAAGTcgatgattatttttgtgatgCTTTTTGCAAATGTTGAAGTGGATGATTATTTTTGTGCTATTACAGGTTCATCTAGGCAATGCaggtttttatttgtaaatgtaTTTCATATTTTCCGTAAAATGTGTGAacaaaccaaacatgggaaaatGAATACAGTAAAACGAATTTCGAGACAGCCAAACAGTGGAATTTGTTTTCTGCCTTATTTTCCATGGTGCAACCAAACAGCTTGAGTACATTTTCTTTACGGGAAAATATTTTCCCTTGAAATGATTTTCCATCCGGAATTGATTTACCGTCGAAACAAACGTAGCCTTAGTGGAAAATGGCCATCACTTGTttataacacatttttttttttttttgaggatttaTAACACACATTAATACCATTCTCCTTGCAACTCCTTATGACATTCcgagaattaaaaatgatagtttttttttttttcctttttatgttCATATGGAATtcacttattaaatttatagtaagttTTACCACgaatataaaagaagaaagaatcatTTCTATGTAATCTAGGAGGAATTGAGATCTGGTGCAATTAACCTCTCTCCTTCTTACaacaattttttactattcttacttttttaatttttctttaatttaatagTAGagtttagatttgttttttacaACTTTAAATCTTAGCCATCCATAGCAATTGCATCAGGTATAATATTTACCTTAGGTATTGCATATGATTTCAATCCGACCTTCTGAGAAGAAAATTTATTCAATCTTCCTAGAGCAATGCTCCCCCTCTCGCATGAGGGATGGGACTCATGTGTACAGTGTAAGACCCACTCCTCATGTGAGACAGTGGCGgctctaaaatttttttctaagatGGTCCTttagaaacttaaattaaacaatttaataaaaagagaactttatatattgataacaatttttttatatataatattttgggTAGGAGATGAATCTTGGGTACATGATTTTCgtatcaaatatttgtccataatattagcaaaaaaataaacaataaactataaattcaattgaaatattatttcttgatataataaaaatattaattattattatgtccATAGCATGACTCTATTAACAATTTTACCcaacataaatttttgttgtttagttgtttcattatttttctttattgacCACTAACAGTCTAGCACACACCCCATTATCACAAGGTAAAGTCTAAACTAGTATATACAATACCTCATCCCACTGCCTTACAATTgcatagtttaatttttttttcttttataattatttgtttacTTACTTTACTACCACTAGTCAGCTAGTCCATTACCCCAATTGCGCAAAGCATACTCAAAGCTCCCGTTTTGGCTTGTCCATtagaacaaaatattttagtacTAGTCTATTTCGATGTACTATTatgaagttactattattataaatatgtgTGTATAATATTGACTCATATAAATTATTAAGAGTCTTAAAATTATAAGTTCAATTTCAATTAGTATGTCAATCTTTAAgcccaaaaaacaaattaacaatcaattttttgaaatataataagattaaattgtattttataatgaaagaaagaaaggaaaaaaagaagaaggcataagctgaattaaaaaaagaagaagatgataacGTGAAGGttgacaaaactaaaaataatattacataaaaCTAGGCAATAAAGTTGAAGTGAGCGGACAAATGAAGAGGaaatgtagaagaagaagaaggaggaggaggagaaggaaGAGGAGGAGGCGACAGCTGTGATGGGCTGCATTTCTTCAGGTGACCGGCCGGGGATGCGACTGGATGGGTTGATTTAATTAGGCCATTCTTGAGGTTGAAGCGATGAAGGATGGGTCAGTGGGTCTGGGATCAGCGGTGGTTGGGACAGTGGGACAGAGACAGTGGCTCTGCCGTCTGGTAATGAAAAGGGCTAGAGCGGACTGCCGAGAGGTTGAACTTATTTCACCTTTAGGTTacgatttttttattcaaaatttgattggGTATTTGGTTTAtagcaatttaatttttattttcagattttagttctataatttttttttgattgggttgGGACAATAGGATAGAGACCATGGGTCTtctttaattttcatattttggttCTATAAATTTGTTTGAAAGACCACAACTTTATAACACCAAATTATGGaccaatatttaatttttttgggcttaaaatttttttagagtgGTCACAACTCTTTTTTAAAGGGTGggcaaatataaaaattttaaattattatatataatttttttttccaggtcaGAGCGGTCCTGTGATTACCCTCACCTGAACGTGGCACCACCTTTGATGTGAGATGAAAAAACATTGCTCCGAGAATATGCAATAACTTCTCCTCTGAGAGTATTTAAGAAATTTCCCCCTTCTTCATCACTCTTTtgacatttccttttttttaccaaaaagagGAATTTGTTAGTTTCTTACTTTTTGTGGAACTAATAAAATCAATCTTATGAAAAGGGGGAggaattctaaaaaaaaaaaagaataggaaattaagattttttttataaaaaaaatttggttgcagtgaaaaaaaaaaaaaagtgatgaaaaaaatgagaaattttttatcTTGCCGCTTTCTattatttcacttttaataataaaagtataatagtaatttacgagtcttttggctaaatattgcaaaaaataaagttttttggTGTTATAGgcactgttcaaagttatttggcaaaatgaggaaagagactaaatttcggcaacagtattgccgaaattgcaacaaaaagtatgagagagaaataaattgtCAGGTGATGGCAGgatttgaatttcggtaatctcaTTACCAAAATTCTGTTGCCCAACTTGCTGCCCAGAAGTGTGTCCAAAAGGTGGAGTGCTCAAAggaaaccaattgtggcaatcaAGTTGACGAAATTGCaagggagagaggagagagaaaatatgaattgtggcaaccaagttgccgaaaatgggagaaaaaaggaaaaaaaaaatctctttttttttttcctcccattttcggcttggttgccacaattctctcttctttttttttcttttttttttccctccattttggGCAACTTGGTTGCCGCAATTCATATTTTCCTTTGAGGACTCACCTTGCATAACACTTCGGGCACACTTCTGAGCACTCACCTGACgatttatttctctctcatactttttgttataattttagcAACGCTGTTGCCGAATTCAATTTCTTTCctcattttgccaaataactttgaacagtgcCAATAGTAACAAAAAACTTCATATTTTGCAATATTTAGCTAAAGGACTCCGTAATTTActcattattttttactttttcatctttcttcACCGTTTACAtgataaaaaatacaaatactaTTTATTATCTTAATCTTCTATTCTTTCGATCAATATTTTTCCCCCTCCCTCTTTTTCATTCTCCCAACATTAACCAATCTAAATTTGTTTGGGTCATATGTTTTGATCCATACTAGacctaaaaacaaacaaatcaaaatggTATAAAAACCTGAAAACATATGGGTCATATATACTGAGTTTATTTGGCCCAAAAAAGACCATGCAAGGATGATAAAACA
The sequence above is drawn from the Castanea sativa cultivar Marrone di Chiusa Pesio chromosome 5, ASM4071231v1 genome and encodes:
- the LOC142635486 gene encoding uncharacterized protein LOC142635486, yielding MSKGKEKVGSNQFRWLPPMHTMMLTVLAEEATKGNKPSNTFKPGSFATVAKAITEQFGVECHPSYVENQMRTLRTMWTTIQTLQKKSGFGWDDSLKMITCDAKTYQEEVMAHRKHADFLNKKIEMYDELAIVVGKDLAIGSFAKSYVDIDTEHENEESTEMVADNGEEGVVDKGKNVLKEITVALKEINRGPVDFNSLYSEVMAMAADGYSEDMLATAFDHLCENKKVARGFLAKNAKLRKLWMNSYLFTRL